The window GAGATAGCTGGAGTACTATGGAGTTTTGTGCAGTGGAGTTGATTTTGGTCTTATTCATCTGGTACTTTGTGGGAATACACTGCACACTCTGTATTGCGGTGGTTAACTGGTTGCTGTGATGCTCCGAGGAACACTAAGTCTGTGATAGCTTCAGCTAAGCAGTCAGTTAGTTGATTTGTGCAAATTCAATCCTGTATTATCCTGCATTGTACCGTCGCACTGTAGTTGAGGGTAAGCTCTAGTGCATTTCATCGAAAATATACATGACACCACAGGGCAGTGAGCCAGTGACATACTGGCATGGTGACAAATTATAACTGGTACAACCATGATATTCAGGAATGTTATCATCTGACAGAAACTTATGTGCTGTTATCATCTGACAGAAAGTTATGTGCTAATAGTTCAGTAGAGTTCCTTAACGATTCAATTTTTAGGGACATTTTGACAAAAGAAAGTCCTATACTGTCATGGTTGATGAGACCTAGACACTAAATTTCTAGGGACATCTGTTAAACTCCTTGCAAGTACATGAGTTCATACATTTCCTACACTGTTGTCTTCCACCGATGAAGAATGTTGAACAAAATACCTTGTCAGATGACCTTCTATTAGCTAGCTAATAAGCACCATTTAGATGTATTTGCTTTAAAGCTAGGAATATGCTATGCTAAATTGCTAATATGACACATTTACTGCTGGATGTATTTTTCTTTCTAAAGAAAGAAGATGGTTTCTGTTGCAGGAGGTTCCATGAGGAACAACAAAATGTTCTAGAGGTTATTGATCTCTGTGCTTTCAAGGAGTTTCCAAGCTCTGGACTGCGGTTGGTATTCCAGGAGGAGCTATGCCCGTTTTCCTTCTTATGTGCACGTGAGGTTGGCTCATTAATGATTCTTATGTGAATAAAGTATCATAGCATGTTAACTAATTTTCTGGAACATCATTTATGTGGTAATGCAGGGCGGCAGACGTGGCACACCTGTATATCTGCTATATGTGCTTACTGTTTCTGGAGTTGCTCTCTTATGCCACTTGCGAAGCCCATTTTCCTATATCTCTGGTTCAATATTTCCTCAAGACGATATAGTTGAATTTAATCTCCAAACCCAAGTACAGAGTGCTAAGGTTACAGCTGTAACAGCGATGTCAGGATGCCTAGTGATTGGGCGACAAGATGGGTCAATCTGCTGTTACAGTCTGGGCAAGTTAGCTCTGAATTCACCAGGCAAGCCCATAAATGAGTTATAGATGGCTGTACCTTCAAATTTCTTCCAATGTTTTCTGAATGTTGCACTGTTTTCTGCTGTAGGTTTCTTGAATGAGCTCCGAGATGATGCTGGGATCGGACGTTTATGGTCTCTTGTGTCAAGGTACTTATTTTTTCCTAACAGTTCACCTGAGAACATTTGTATAGCATAGCTCCACCAGAAACTACATAGCCTAGGAGCATTCAATGCAATTTTCATACATTGTAGATTctctttacatgttaatttAGGAAAAATTAATTACATGCCCCTGCAGAGTTTGCTACCCTAGGATTTGCCCTCCCCATGTTGCTAACATGTGGTCTGAGGACCACTTGTCAGTGATACATGGAGGGAGAAATCCTAGAGTGCTAGCCTATGCAGGGGGCATATAATTGATTCCCAGACTGTTGCAAGTCTGGGCTCAGCATATTTTGTTGTGTATGGAAGCCCAGTATTGTCTAAAACTTGTCTAGTTTTTGTACATATGACAATACATGTTGCTTACCATTTATGTAATATACTcctccattgttttttttttgcagaacaAAGGCTGTGGGCCCTGTACAAGATATAGTAACAGCTACTGTAAATGAAAGGGAACTGCTGTTTGTTCTCCATCTGGATGGAAGTTTGCGCATATGGGATATTTTTAATCACACTAAACTTCTCAGTTACAATGTTCGCTCGAATGATATCGAAGGTAATTCGTGGTGGCTTTATGCGCTTCAGGAAAGGTCTTATACTGAATTGCTATTTGCTTATTTATGTTAATGTTCCTTGTAATAAGTGTTGCGTTGACATTGTCAGCACATGTTATGTCATTGTTTATCATGTTAAGCAACAACTTACAATCAAACAGTTACTAGCACACTCTGCTGAAGGCTCATATGATCTGCAAGCAGCTTGCTTGGTATGTTCATAGAATAGGAACAAGGAATGGATGCATCATGCAGTTGCACTAAATTATATCCCAGATTCCTAATAATTGGTCGAGTGTGGTAATCGTTGGTGATGGTAGCCTGGTATAACCAGCTAATCGAGTCTATTTCGGTGATTTCCATGAAATTTCTTGCAGAACAAAATAAGTATGGCAAGTGAAAAAAACTAGAAGATTCCAAAATAACAGaacaaaatactccctccattccaaaatataaccaaCTTCTAGTGTTCAAAATTTGTCCCAGAATGTAACAACTTCTCTACCTACTCTCTTATCTAGACCAATCACAATCATATCTCATTTAATTTCTCACCTACTTCTTCATCTCAAGTTCTCAACAGATCACAACCATCCCTCATTTAATTTCACCTCTCTCCTTAATCCCCATGAAGAACTCCAGAAGTGCCTGTATTTTGGTACTGAGGGAATAGCTAACATGTGGGGTCTATTTGTCAGCAATAGTTCCTTTTAAAGGTTTGATGAATCATTCTGAAAATTGTTAGACTGTAACAGCATTTGATGTACGAACACTTTGTTAGTGCATCACTGAATAACAACTGCTTCTGCAACTATCCCTTTCTTTTGGCTACCCTGGAATAAACTGGATATGTTTTACATACTTAAAAGAAAGGATGTATTTAAGTTGTTGCTTGCACTAATTGCTGTATCTTTTCTTGTTCTTGAATAGTGCATTTTCCATTAAAGTATTTTTCTATCTTTAGGTCAACCATCTAGGATATGGGTTGGTGATGCTGATGATGATCAAGAGTTGATTTTTTTGGCTGTTCTGCGTCAAGGCACTGTGGTATGTCAAGAAAAATGTCTCACCACTAAATTTACTTGGTCATCTGGAATGCACTGATTTTTCATGCTATGCCTTTTCACTTGTCAGTTGACTGACTTATAAAACACGATAACAGAACCTATAAAATTATGTCTGTTAAAAATGGATACATGCTTTTTGTGGGATAACATGGGGGTGAACCATTTCACTTGTCAGCTGACTGACTTATAAAACACAATGACAGAGCCTATAAAACTATGTCTGTTAAAAATGGATACATGCTTTTTGTGGAGTAACATGGGGGCGAAGTTGGTACATATTATATGCCTAATATGGGTCATCTAGAGTCCAAAATAAGGAAAACATTGCTTCATGAGTGATGTGTTACACCTTGTGTGGCAAAACATTGGATCTTAAGAGCAAAGGGAAGTTTGATTTATTAATGTCACTGGTAGAGCAAGTGGAGTTGGACAAATAGGCGATGGTGATTGTGGCCTGAATTTTGCAGTTTGTCCTGGCTCATGGGTGATTTTTGGAACGGAAACAAGAAAATGGGGTGGATGGAATACAGAGTTGTAGAGTTAACGATCTGCTAACAGATTATTATTTGTGAACTCAGACATTGTATCAATGATGAAACATGGTTTTTCTGTTGATAAGACAGGGATTTCCTGGTCACTGATTATGTCATCACAATATGCTAGGtgctaataataatttattgttGTCTTTGCAATAAGGTTTATTTCCTGTTTCCTtattaaaattttccttttggTAATCCCACCAATCCATCCCAACAGTTTCCATTTGTAGATAGTAGATAGCCCGTTCATCTTAGTCTTCTGTTTCTAGATGCAGCCTCATATAGGAAACTGGGGCATTGACCTTAGGCTTAAACCTTAGATATCAGATTTTTTCCGATGTTCATGCTCATGTTAACCATTGTGTTAATTCTTTTTACCTATTGttgattactccctccgtcccaaaatagatGCCGCTGTTggattcaaaatttgtcccaaaaagCTTGTCATTTTGGAGTACCTTTTGTCACATCAATCACctccaattcaaaattttctccATCATACCCCCAACTACCTACCATACATTACTTAATAGAGGGCACCTATATTAATTTTTCCTAAACCATAATCTTTGCCAAATAACCTAGAACGACAActatattgggacggaggtagtatttgttACATGACATGGTATGATTGAAGCTGTTATTCTTTCAGCATTGTTTTTCTAAGTAGCTGATTAATTTACCTTTTTACACTGTGCAGACTGGAGCTTGTGATTGCGTTTCTGTATATGGTTTTAGTTTTGGTGCTGGTGAAAGGTTCTTGTTTTCTCCTGAACCTTCATTTTTTTCTATACCTTTGGTGGAGGTAAACAAAGTCATTACCGTATTGCATTATGATcccttatatttatatatatatggcctTTTTGGGTTTCTGTTCTCAGAAGAGACAATTTTGAGTGCCTGTAGCAACTTGGTCCAGTGACTATGCTACCCGCTCGTAGAGGAGCAAATATATTCAACCTACTGATGTAgagtattttgttttttctcaggGAAAGCTTATCGACTTGAAAATAAGCATGGACAAGCTTTGGATACTTAAGGAAGTTGGATCAATGCTATATGAAATAGTGCAGTATGATTGTGATACGTAAGTATGCTGCACTGCACTGTTCCCTTATGAATTGTGAAATGCCGCTGACCAAATAGTTTTCTGCTCTGACTTTATGACTTTTTCATCAGTGAACCAGCACACAGTTTGTAAAACTCAagcctgtatttttttttgcacttaTAAAGATTCCCATTAAGTCGTAGAAACTAAAAGTTAGGTTTATAATTCTATATTGCCAAAACCTTGATTTCTTTTATAGGTCAAACCTGCTTTTGTTTCTTAGCCAATTTTAAGTGcccacccttctctctctctctctctctctcaatatgTATAAATCCTAAACCCAGAAGCTAAACTGTATTAGGTCACTTTATGAGTGTTCAAATATTTACCTAAATGTAAATAACTGCAGTGAGATAATGCATTCATATGTGCTACAAGAAGTTTCTGTCAGTGACCAGTTGTTTCAAAGCTCTGAGAATACATTGGATGATTTGGTCTGGACAGCTGATTCAATATTCTCATCCAAGAAGGTAACTGTAATTTCCTTGAGGTTCCATTGTTCTAAATTGACATGTCATGTACACCTTGATGTTATTATTCATAGTTCTAGAATGATATGTCAAATATTGTTATGTACAGATAAGGTCACCTATTGATCTATATGACTTCTGGTTCAACTTGAATTATAAGGTTATTGCTTCACATTGCTGTTAGGTTTCTTGTCCTCTGAATGGATTAAACTCCTGACGTGTGTTTGATTCTTAAAAATGATTACTATTTAGACTACAATATTCGTAAACCCTATAATTGTCATTGATACGACTTTTTAGAGTTAGTTTATCATTTTTGCTCAATTGCTGCGGGATATATCCTTTAGCTATATAGATCTCATATAATTATTTTAGTTCTTTGTTGGCTGTGTGAAGCTTCTCAATGTTCTTCAGCTATGTAGACTTCTTTTGTATCTGTAGGAGCAGACATTCGGTTTTATTTCATCTATGTTTTTGCGGAGGCTACTTCAACCAGGAGTGAATCACAGTTCTGCTCTACGTGAAACCTTGTTGGAGCACAAGAGATTTCTATCCGATTCTTATTTCCAATCACTTACAACTAGTGGACTACGGAAAGAAATATTATCCACCATAGAACAAGAGGtggtttcccttttctttttactcATTTCTTTGTTTCTATCAGGCTTCATGATTTCTAGTTCTAGCATGTGGCTTGACTGAATTTTCATATATCTCATTCTTTTAGGGAAGTTCACAGACTGCAAGTTCGACTGCTTATCATTGGAAAAAGTTTTCTGCACGGTATCTCCACAATTGGTGCTGGAACAATAGGCCATATGGGTTACTTCTTGATACTAACAGAGAAGTTTTTGGTTTAATAAGAAAGGGTTCATTTTCTCTCTTCCGTTGTTTGGAGGGCATGGAGCAGTTTATTTATGGTTTGTTACCTTTTTCTAGTATTTAATAattatattaaaattattttcaacTATCATTATGAGCTATTCGGTAACGCCTATGAGCATTATACATCAGGTTCCTCTGATGACCTGCGCAATCTTGATATCCTTGGGGTGAACCCATCGGATAATATATCTCAGTCTGAAATCCTCATTGAAGTTCTAAGGTGCATGGATCATATAAGCCATCTGCTGGGGAGATCTGCTGCTGCAATATATCATGAATCCCTCATCAGTTCTGTTATATCACCTGATGAAATTGTTTCTCAGATCTTAAAGATTCTGGGCACTGGTTTCAGTCCTCAGTCTCCCTCAGCCCTCATTACATTATTTGGAACAGATGCTTATGCAGAAAGAAGGCAGACCGCTCACAAGAGTCAGAGGAAGTTTTCTGTTGAAATGTTACTATCTTTTCGTAAATTGCAATCAAAGTCGACATCCTGGTCAGCAGTATTTGATGTGATTGAGAACTTCATGAAGTATTTGAACACAAACGTGACCATCCAAGAGTATGAGCTGAAGAGAGTTTGCAATGTGAATACTGCGTTATTGGTTCAAGCTACTTCACAGGTAGCAAGAACAATGTTCGAGTCCACTTTTGATCTATATCTGTTCCTCAATTATCTGGTCTCCATTGGTGGGCAGGTATGCCATATTTTTGTATTTTGATATTTCTGTCTGATGTGCATGTGTTTACTTAACTCGGCCACTGTGCTACCTCTGATACGTACTGCTATATAGTTCAATATTATATTTCTTTTAGGGAAGTTCACAGACTGCTAGTTCGACTGCCATGCTATTACTCAAACTTGCTCCGGTTGGTCAGAACTGGCTAGGACATCTGCAAATACTGATTAAGATGTTAAAGTGTTCTTGACTTGCATCAATTGGAAGATAGTAGACATATAACCATAAGATCCTTGTCAGACCTTTGTGTTGTTTGTGGTGTTAAACTGTAATTCAATGCTTCTTCATAGATACACACTATTCTTGACTGGTAAACGTCTTTCTTTTATCTGTTTCATTAATAAGAACAATGTCCAAATCAGGTCTCCTTGTCACAAAATGATATTGCCAGAATAAAACTGAAGTTGTTCCCAGTGATTCAAGATATACTGGGACAGTGGATTGTCCTCCACTTTGTAGGAATTTCACCTACTACACCACCAACTATTGAGGATTTCAGCTATCAGCTTTCTTCTCTCCAGCTAGGTCAGAACTTACAGTACATTTTGTTGCTCTcttacttttacttttgttCTTTGATATGTATTCTCTTGAATGGGGACCCTTCCTCTACAGTATGTTTCCCGCTGTATTATGACAAGGCAACGAGTCCATACAGATAAAAACTGATATGCCAATGTtgggaataattaactatttgccactcttacgagtggtTCTAAAGGatttgccactggacccacatgttgGTATGCTGTATTCAATAATGGCTTAAATGGAAAGTGGGTGCACATGATACTTGTCTCATTAGAGACTAAAATCACTAGATCAATTCATCTTCAATTGCTTAATTGCTAATGTATCATGTTACCCATTTCATGGGAATGGCTTGACTTGACCCCTAAGAAACAATCTGTATCTCTAAGTTAGTTTGTTTCTAATATATGGAATGTATCTACATGGAGGAACTCAACTAAACAATGaaactaattattatttttatctcTTATTGCCAAGTAATAGCATGGCAGGAGGCCCATGGGAACAGTGCACTGCGGCCACAGGGTACTGTTCACACGaaaattttctgcacttgccATGGGTCTGGGTGCACCACAAATGATTCTAAAATCTAAATGCAATGCACACCTAGCCTCTTATGATATATGGGATCTTATATTCACACTTGGCTTAATATTTATAATGCCACTTTCTTGTGCTTTTCTTGATAAAGAAAGAACACGTCCTCATTACTTCATTCTCACAGGAAAAGCTGATGACCTGTCTTTGCACAGAAAGTTTGGCTGCTCTTATTTTACATTGGCTTGTTTACTTGATTTTCCAAAATCTGCTGACGGGGATGTTCTCTCACCCTGGTTTCCTAATCCAACTGAGTTGGTCAACTTGGTAAGGAGGTTTAGTGGCTCAATTATGAGTGAAAATATTGCTGGAAATGCTGACTGTTTCTTGAGTTCCACAATTAATCTGGCAGCAGTTCTTGTTCGCCATGGTCAATATGAAGCTGCTCAGGTATCTTTCTTGTTGGTGCCCCTTAAATTCATTAAACGTTTATTGTTTGATGTGGTTCTACCATTCTATTTACAATAAATATGACAACCATTATCCTTATTTCTTCTGAAAGAGTCTTCTGGGCATTCTCGACACACACATGAACTATGTGAAAGCATCTCAAGCTGACCAGGATACAGATCTTGCACGCTCATCATGCCTTCATCTCAATGGATTTTGCCTTCTGGTGCTTGCACGTGATGAAGCAAACATTGTCCTGAAAGAATCCAAGGTTCATGAAGCTATCCGATGCTTCTTCAGGTACCACCTTCCACACTATGCGGAGTTGTGCACTGTGATTTACTGCTTACCAGAGGATATTGAGTCTCATGAAGTGGTCTTAGTGTTATAGATTATGTAACATTGATATGTTACAGCAATCTGAATTACTTGTGATGTTTCTAGCTGTATTATTGTATAATGTGCAATTCAGCACTTAGTGAGCCATTTCTCAGTTTTCTGTTAACTAATTattgaaaatatttgttattCGATAATGCTCACTGCCTTACTGGTTCTCATAGAAAAGCCTAAGTGACCAGGCATTGAGCTGATCTCCAGTTTATTTTGCTGCttgaattcagaaaaaaaaatgtttgatttaTCTTGCATCAAAGTCA of the Oryza sativa Japonica Group chromosome 2, ASM3414082v1 genome contains:
- the LOC9266752 gene encoding nuclear pore complex protein NUP160 isoform X2; this encodes MATTTPAARKIAGTEVPIPGSDRVRWIELTVPSTPSPSPEGDSDPFVLVPPRAASGFHVVSSGDSQCYLAWRFHEEQQNVLEVIDLCAFKEFPSSGLRLVFQEELCPFSFLCAREGGRRGTPVYLLYVLTVSGVALLCHLRSPFSYISGSIFPQDDIVEFNLQTQVQSAKVTAVTAMSGCLVIGRQDGSICCYSLGKLALNSPGFLNELRDDAGIGRLWSLVSRTKAVGPVQDIVTATVNERELLFVLHLDGSLRIWDIFNHTKLLSYNVRSNDIEGQPSRIWVGDADDDQELIFLAVLRQGTVTGACDCVSVYGFSFGAGERFLFSPEPSFFSIPLVEGKLIDLKISMDKLWILKEVGSMLYEIVQYDCDTEIMHSYVLQEVSVSDQLFQSSENTLDDLVWTADSIFSSKKTFGFISSMFLRRLLQPGVNHSSALRETLLEHKRFLSDSYFQSLTTSGLRKEILSTIEQEGSSQTASSTAYHWKKFSARYLHNWCWNNRPYGLLLDTNREVFGLIRKGSFSLFRCLEGMEQFIYGSSDDLRNLDILGVNPSDNISQSEILIEVLRCMDHISHLLGRSAAAIYHESLISSVISPDEIVSQILKILGTGFSPQSPSALITLFGTDAYAERRQTAHKSQRKFSVEMLLSFRKLQSKSTSWSAVFDVIENFMKYLNTNVTIQEYELKRVCNVNTALLVQATSQVARTMFESTFDLYLFLNYLVSIGGQVSLSQNDIARIKLKLFPVIQDILGQWIVLHFVGISPTTPPTIEDFSYQLSSLQLGKADDLSLHRKFGCSYFTLACLLDFPKSADGDVLSPWFPNPTELVNLVRRFSGSIMSENIAGNADCFLSSTINLAAVLVRHGQYEAAQSLLGILDTHMNYVKASQADQDTDLARSSCLHLNGFCLLVLARDEANIVLKESKVHEAIRCFFRAASGQEAPKALQKFSVETGFQISGECRSFTAWRLRYYEWAMQIFEQHSMSEGACEFALGALEQIDSIVDLDNGSEAEDIPETTTMIKGRLWANVFKYKLDLKNFQEAYCAIISNPDNDSKYVCLRRFIIVLCELGETKVICNGEIPFTGLVEKVEQELFWKAERSDLLSRPNLYKVLYSFEAYRNNWRKAAAHMYRYFVRLSREGNAGGTRQLSHTLQERLHALSAAINALQLVDPSFAWLDSVCEADDQISPSKKPCNLLMKNSAFGTDSELSRLKFCVDIEILEKEYTLTEALYMLSTVNSRFNFSDNQSIEALTDILINENMYDMVFTIVLKFRKESGMKRELERVFAAIAQQCCPNRVGNSGKNLLLPSSDDDACDGNGNSIAMAHQSQGSCHWETLEIYLEKYKDLHPRLPVIVAETLLYTDPEIELPLWLVQMFKTTKAGNRMISWGMSGTEADPATLFRLYINYGRHTEAANLLVEYLESFTSSRPVDVLHRKKMSAAWFPYTAIERLWCQLEEMQNAGHSVDQCDRLKKLLHGSLISHLQQVVVDSDDVLSSLGGGKGMGSQSN
- the LOC9266752 gene encoding nuclear pore complex protein NUP160 isoform X1 produces the protein MATTTPAARKIAGTEVPIPGSDRVRWIELTVPSTPSPSPEGDSDPFVLVPPRAASGFHVVSSGDSQCYLAWRFHEEQQNVLEVIDLCAFKEFPSSGLRLVFQEELCPFSFLCAREGGRRGTPVYLLYVLTVSGVALLCHLRSPFSYISGSIFPQDDIVEFNLQTQVQSAKVTAVTAMSGCLVIGRQDGSICCYSLGKLALNSPGFLNELRDDAGIGRLWSLVSRTKAVGPVQDIVTATVNERELLFVLHLDGSLRIWDIFNHTKLLSYNVRSNDIEGQPSRIWVGDADDDQELIFLAVLRQGTVTGACDCVSVYGFSFGAGERFLFSPEPSFFSIPLVEGKLIDLKISMDKLWILKEVGSMLYEIVQYDCDTEIMHSYVLQEVSVSDQLFQSSENTLDDLVWTADSIFSSKKEQTFGFISSMFLRRLLQPGVNHSSALRETLLEHKRFLSDSYFQSLTTSGLRKEILSTIEQEGSSQTASSTAYHWKKFSARYLHNWCWNNRPYGLLLDTNREVFGLIRKGSFSLFRCLEGMEQFIYGSSDDLRNLDILGVNPSDNISQSEILIEVLRCMDHISHLLGRSAAAIYHESLISSVISPDEIVSQILKILGTGFSPQSPSALITLFGTDAYAERRQTAHKSQRKFSVEMLLSFRKLQSKSTSWSAVFDVIENFMKYLNTNVTIQEYELKRVCNVNTALLVQATSQVARTMFESTFDLYLFLNYLVSIGGQVSLSQNDIARIKLKLFPVIQDILGQWIVLHFVGISPTTPPTIEDFSYQLSSLQLGKADDLSLHRKFGCSYFTLACLLDFPKSADGDVLSPWFPNPTELVNLVRRFSGSIMSENIAGNADCFLSSTINLAAVLVRHGQYEAAQSLLGILDTHMNYVKASQADQDTDLARSSCLHLNGFCLLVLARDEANIVLKESKVHEAIRCFFRAASGQEAPKALQKFSVETGFQISGECRSFTAWRLRYYEWAMQIFEQHSMSEGACEFALGALEQIDSIVDLDNGSEAEDIPETTTMIKGRLWANVFKYKLDLKNFQEAYCAIISNPDNDSKYVCLRRFIIVLCELGETKVICNGEIPFTGLVEKVEQELFWKAERSDLLSRPNLYKVLYSFEAYRNNWRKAAAHMYRYFVRLSREGNAGGTRQLSHTLQERLHALSAAINALQLVDPSFAWLDSVCEADDQISPSKKPCNLLMKNSAFGTDSELSRLKFCVDIEILEKEYTLTEALYMLSTVNSRFNFSDNQSIEALTDILINENMYDMVFTIVLKFRKESGMKRELERVFAAIAQQCCPNRVGNSGKNLLLPSSDDDACDGNGNSIAMAHQSQGSCHWETLEIYLEKYKDLHPRLPVIVAETLLYTDPEIELPLWLVQMFKTTKAGNRMISWGMSGTEADPATLFRLYINYGRHTEAANLLVEYLESFTSSRPVDVLHRKKMSAAWFPYTAIERLWCQLEEMQNAGHSVDQCDRLKKLLHGSLISHLQQVVVDSDDVLSSLGGGKGMGSQSN